The Arachis ipaensis cultivar K30076 chromosome B07, Araip1.1, whole genome shotgun sequence genomic interval AGAGTAAGACTGCTTTTATTACTGAATATGGATATTACTATTACAAAGTTATGCCATTTGGTcttaagaatgcaggtgcaacataCTAACGCCTTATGGACAAGGTATTCACCCACCAGATCGGCAGAAACATCGAAGTCTATGTAGACGATATGGTCGCCAAAATAAAGCTCGGCGACGATCACCTTGATGACCTCACAGAAACTTTCAACCAAATCCGAAAATATAACATGCGATTAAACCCCGAGAAGTGTGCCTTTGGTGTACAAAGTGGCAAGTTCCTCGGCTTCATGCTTACCAACcaaggaatcgaggcaaatcctgGAAAATGCCGAGCTGTCTTGGAGATGACGAGCTGACAAACTGTCAAGGAAGTCCAACAACTGACAGGGAGACTTGCCGCGCTCTCTAGATTTCTCCCTTGCCTAGCTTCTAAATCTTTctattttttctaaaaactaaaaaagaaaaaaagctttTCATTGGACTAATGAATGTGAAAAAGTTTTCACAACCCTAAAAGAAACTATTTCCAAACCCCCTGTTTTACAAACACCCCTTTAAGGGGAACCAATTTATCTATATTTATCTATCACTGTCCCAGATACAACAGAGGACTCAACCCAATAGTCTTTATACGTAGATGGTTCTTCTAATCTACAAGGGTGTGGAGCAGGAATCATACTTGAAGATGGAAATGGTAACGTCATCGAACAATCGCTACACTTTTTCTTTAAAGCAAGTAATAATCAGAGTGAGTACAAAGCTCTTATTGCCAGCCTCAAACTCACAGCCGATCTAAACATTGCCGAACTCAAAGTGTATTGTGATTCCTTGCTCATCGTCTAGCAGGTAAATGAGATATACCAAGTAAATGATCTTTTATTATCCAAAAACCTTGCCATTGTTCAAACCTTACTTTCAAAATTTTATAAATGTGACATTGAACATATACCTCGGGAGAACAATAGCCGAGATGATATCCTATCTAAGCTCGCTAGCACTCAAACAACCAACTCCTCCTTTTACCAATCTATGATAATTAAACCTAGTATAGATTTAACAGAAGTTCTAAGTGTCACAAAGGATGCAGATTGGAGAACACCATACATAAACTATCTTCGGACGGGGATCTTGCCAGGTGAAGTTGAAAACACTCGACACTTTCGCCAATTTTTTACTATGTATAACAATTGCCTATATAGACAAGGATTCTCTTATCCTTTACTTAAATGTCTTAGCAGATCAGAAGCCGACCTTACACTAGCCGAGGCACATGAAGGAATCAGTGGTACACACCCGGAGCCCGAAGTCTGTCTTCCAAAATGCTCTGAGCTGGTTTCTATTGGCCAACATTGCAAGAAGATTGTAAAATAAATGTAAAAAGCTGTGAAAATTGCTAGAAACGTAGTCCAATAACATACCTTCCAGCTGAACTCCTGCACAACTCCGAGGTAAGTTGGCCCTTTAACCAATGGGGGCTGGACATCCTCGGCCCTTTTCTTCTAGCAACCGGCCAGGTAAAATTCTTGATTGTAGCAATTGACTATTTCTTTAAATGGATAGAGGTACAACCTTTAGCAAAAATCACTTCACAACATTTCCTTTGTATGGAAAAATATTATCTGTAGATTCGGCATACCTCGGCTGTAACGatccaattttcagtatgtctagattataccagaaactgagtgtcaccaacttgtcttcctaattattatctattatttaattatatgagcctgattcgttgttaaaagcatagttattttgcgaggtactttttttttgaaaacatttgtatTAATAAATAGAGTAATtcataattaattcacaaatgatAACAGATAcaacaattataaacaaccactCTTATATACATCTCAAGCAGTtaacaacattcagttatccaacctttattagagtaaagatctttagttagaacacccctagatatagctagataataactatatacaaatatatacatacaacatcccaggccctgacctattCAAGGAGTCCCtaaactggcgcccaggctagcctagactctatactcacctagtccctctagacTACTACAACGAGGGAAAGTatattctaggtcttcaaaactcaagtcaggtggaacgtcatcaaaaggtggaacatcatctactactcctctgcacgatcagacattgccatatgacgtctctctggtacctcatcacatagccacataacaggagtctcgtacataggatttaggATAAAGTTCGCATTAGAATGGGGtgtagacgttggctggtctcatagtatacACATATAAACAGAGGACgaattcaccctagactcagaagactaccgaAAGCAGAATCCTCTTTGCGAAATGATCATCAACGAACTATGGAagggtactcttacttccatctgaagggggaagggagagagaaggggtaagaactggggagttcttagtagggttagggttattagttaagttcattaattcggTATTGTTTAATAGACAAATAGCAGAATGCAGAGAAATAGTtaatagaagatacagataaatagagaaaatagagaagacagaaagtagaacacaaataaaagaatacaagaaaataaaacacaaatacaaagaatagaatacaaacagagaaaacatacattcatacaacattcataacagaggaaatgcacaaccaagtatgatgcatgtctagccctaatgtaggtaatgagctcatttgtcggttacatacccgctcccgatgtTACCTGGAGTCCTCTaaccaggtaaggcttccctgttggcaataCCCATCGCAATAGTCCTTTGACTTGCGgggcaaaccactgcaagagtcctttgacttgcagggcAGCACTAGCGACCCActataagagtcctttgacttgcatggcggagctagttaacttatatctgcccaacacactcactgtaagagtcctttgatttagaggagtatatgctagttgtgttttctccatacctctgtaagagtcctctgacttacagaatagcattatagctaagtatcccaggaaagcgctctgagtggtcgtaccaccatctatctgattgCCTCagtgcagcagatgaacatacaaatATCTTTagagttgccttaatgcaacaaatgacctttcaacatgCCCTCTActtgttctctattctctttatcatattactcttttctctttgtctttttactctgctttgattactcttttctctgtatccctttattctgctctggttactcttttttctatttaacgtatgtatttaaagcttatgtaaatttcggtatgaatatttagcctatcccaagtataggttcattaagtctatattgatatagtttaacttttcatattatacctaaccctaggcgcaactcaaatactaactatgttgctcctagtttGTTTACTAATCTCTGTGTGTTTCTGTCGTTAAAACTTTATATACTTTTTCTcagattcttatcttttcttcaaccttttatctttcctttttctttgcctcactaatatgtttttaccactccctaagtgttttatgaaggtgattatgagattctgagcttaaggttgtctttctaaagcttttacgaaaaactgtcattttcgcattattttattatttttattaaaatattatttttaattaaatattattatttaatattttattattaaatttttgaaaattacccctcgaaaattacccctttttaacttttaacctttaaaattcactttttaccacccgtaacttttaatatttctactttaaccaccctaacctttagaaattacaaaataaccccccaaacaccaaaatatttgcttctttgccctttttaagatctaaagcctgttcttcattgttctttaccacactcaaagtgttctttgtgttcttcgtaaattctttagattctttctttgttttcacccgtttttcaatcttttcggtaaccgatttttccataattcataataaattcccagccactaaaaccccatatttttcacatgatttcaacacaaattgaaccccaatttaagggttagggttttgtttttccagcagccatgaagaacacaaattcaaagttgaatataatcaaatttcatcaaattttcaccaaaatttcaacaagaataactcatataaaccatcaatttcaagcacatccaaaccatatcataatcacacaaataaaacacaattaataaagtattaattttagaaaaccctaccttgatttgttgCTCCAAATTCGGTTATGCTCTTAGGTGGtctttaagcactttttcctcctaaaacacatcaagaacaactttgaatcCATAAAACCTCAACTGACCAAACCTTAATCAACATGTTAGGAAGGGATTCTTCACCTTAAAAGTGCTGGGTATTGAAGAtatttggcccacaagtcaagctaagcaagagatctaagcaagaacatcaagaaaacacatgttcatGCATGTTTCtttgaaaaccaaattcaaaggggaaaggaacagccatatcaccttatttccagacttgataagttacatggttatgtagaggaagaagagaggatcattttggtgaaattggagttttgatttgagttttagttcagaagaaatcaagctttgaagattaaagtgtcatgaaagtttctctcttttctctcttgtaattttcggccaaaatgaagaaatgagacagccttggaggccTTGGGGGTgcaaggtgagttgtgattggttggcttggaggtggattaaaataatattaaaatatatcaggtgtataactactaaaactagatatatcgaacactcgtaaaaatatctctaaaaatacttttctgagctactagcataaatgacactagtaaaataTTTAATATGAGAGTAGAACATTTATGATGATGCATTATCATTGCTTAAGTCattagagagtgctggtgctaagctgcaccagtaaattgtgaacccggttaaaccgatttcatgtttttaactaaaacagatggggtaaccttataatatcattcaagaagcttctaatactaatataatgataatattatactattatcccTCTTCTTTCATGAATGGAGTCCGGTTcttcaaacagagactatttacgaaaactagaatcaaaactcctaaccgatatggttaaaaaactaggttcttcgcgattgcgttgTCAAGATTTCCCCAAAAGAGGTTCTAGATTAAAGATGAAATAATGAcattgaggattgagatacttgatgatacagcagaggtgttccctttactgatcttccggagaaatccgtgcgttcagaaaagatctcgtgtACTCAAAAAACGGGGTTGTTACATCAGCACATTATCACAGATAATGGTCGCCAGTTTGCCGATCATAAATTCACCTCCTTTTTGTAGGATCTAAAGATCAAATAGTATTTTTCATCGGTAGaacacccacagacaaatgggttAGCCAAAGCAGCAAATAAGGTCATTTTACATGCCTTGCGAAAGAAGCTAGACGACACCAAGGGTCACTGGGCCGAACTCATGCCAGAGGTCATCTGTGGATATAATACAACCATCCACTCAACAACGAAGGAGACACCTTTCCGTCTGGTGTATGGCTCTGACGCAATGATACCGGAGTAGATCTTTCAAGCTTCACTCCGAACTCATTTGGCCGACCATAGTACAGCAGGTACAGCTCGTCATAGCGATTTGGACCTAATTGAAGAAATCCGATCTTCAGCAGCAATCAAACACCGAGCTATGCAACAGCATATAGCTCGGCCATACAATCAGAAACTACATCCAAGATCCTTTCAAGTAAATGACTTGGTACTAAGAAGAACTGAACAGGCCAGAAAACCACCAAGCCATGacaagctagcagctaactggtaAGGCCCTTTCCGAGTTATTGAGGTCGTCGGCAACGGAGCCTACCAATTACAAACCCTAGATGGTAATATTATGCCTAATACTTGGAATGTATCATCTCTAAAGTTATATCACAGTTAAAAGTCAAAGACAGGcaagtactctttttcctactcacGAGATTTTTCCCACAAGGGTTTTGCTCGGAGAGCTTTTAACGAGGCTTGACTACCTGCACCGTTGTAACCAAAGGTCAATAAATACATAGAACatcttatatttttattctatcCTGCTTTGAGCGTATTATATATCtatctaaaattcaaaataattactCTGCCGACTTCTGTCCGGAATCAAACAAATCGGACCAACTGAATTCCGACCTATAATCAAACACATCGGATAAAACAATTGCCTATCTTTATACAGCATCTAATTGGATAAACAACTTACCGATCTTTCAAACAACTCGGTCTACACCGATCGAATACCCGGTTACCGAACTCTCTAATAAATCAGTTTCTAGCAGCAAATTACCGATCTATCAAACATATCGGCCCTCATCGATCAATTGACAAAACGCCAATCATCATCAGACAGACCTATCTCTTCAATTATATCTCTAGCAGATATAACTCTCACACATCTAACGACTAAGTTGAACAAACTGCTATCAGGCACCTAATGAAAACACCTTTATCAAACAAACCTATACCagacaaattttaaattttgcatCTAAACCATCACATTGTGTTTAGATACTACAACAACAAGTTTTAAACAGCCAAAACACAGGCAACACATTtgtcaaataaatacaataaaactaTTCAAAACAAAACAACACAGCTACTCAGCATTTTCACCTTCTTCTTCAGCAACACCCTCATCCTCCACCATCACTCTGTCTTGGACAATCTTCCCTGGATCCATATGAGAAAAATCAAGATTAGGAGCAAAAAACTTGGCCTATTGAGAAGCTCGCTCAAACCCTTCCAAAATGAATCTAGGATCTCCGTTCTCTTTTGTTTCTCCATCTCTTTTAGCTTCGCTATAACCTCAATTACCTGAGCATTCATGGTGGAAAGGTTAGCCTCCTTTTTCTTCAGATCTTTGACTTCTTTTGAATAATTTTCCTTTATCACCTTCAACTCCTTCTCAGTCTCTACTAGCTTAGTCTCCAATTCAGCTATCCTAGCAGTTTTCAAATCAAATTTCTCTTTCAGTTTGGGACCAATTTTGTACCCGGCCACCTTCCAATGTTTCTTTTCCTGGCTACGCCCCAAACTGGCAAGCCGGAGACCAACCACCTTGAAAAACCAAAACAGTGACTACTGTATTAGATTCTATACAATGACTGCTATATCTATAGATAACAAACAAACGTTACAATACCTGCATGTATTGATCAATGACGACGTCACCAACCTCGTCTGTCAACGTCATATCCACCGAGCTTTGGCAGAATTCATTGGCAACAACCATATAAGGGTAATCCTTCCCCCACAGTGAAGACCCACAACTTTGACCATCAATATCATACAACCTCCTCTGATTTTCATAGAACCTCTAAACCTCCTCTATCGGAATCTCGTTCCTGTCATCCTCATCATCCTCAGACAGATCAACCATGTCAGTCTTTCTCTTCTTCATAATAATTTTCTTTCTCCTCGACTTCGGTTGAGACACCTCGCCAGTACCCACAGCTTTCTCAGCCTTTGAGGTTGAGCCGTCCTTCTCCAGATTCTTGCTCTTTACCCGAGCTCTGAGGGTGGCAACAGACACCCCAAGATACTTCCCCCCTGTAAAATACATAACAAACACAAAATCAGCTAAAACGTTAGCTGGAACATAATTATCTCAATACTCTGCATTCTCACCTAGATAATCTATCACTTTTTGCCTATTCTCGTCCCATTAGAGCATTAATGGTTTCTGGCCCCAGAATACTCTGAGGTTCCAAACACCACCAAATTGGAAATATCTCCCCTGAATGCTTGTCCATATAAAATGGGAAGTCCCCCTCAACATTCCTAACCTTCACATACATCTCCTTAAAGTTCTTGAAAGACAatttctaaagtttgaaaatagcAAACCTTGGTGAACTATTCAAGTTCACCCAACCCCCTTTCCAAACATCTTTGGCTTGAAACAGTGAGAAGAACAACTCCATTATAGGTCCCTCTTCAAAAAAATCCACCAGAATTTCAAAAGCGCGATGAAATGCCCAACCACTGGGATGGAGCTGGGATGGTGCACAATTTAGTTGCTTTAACACCTGACATTGAAAGTCAGTAAAGGAAAGCTTTACCCTCAACTCCTCCAACACGCTACTATACATATAAAAATATTCAAAGCCCTTCCCACTGTGAAACACCCGGTCACGGGAAGAACAGGGAAGCAACTCCAATCAAACCCCCAGAACTGACCCTCACAATCCAACTCCTGTCTATTTCCTTCACGAAATCTTCATCCAGAAATAGAGATGCACGATTCCTCACATCATCATTCACCCAATCAAAGACCAatcaattttttcttcttctctttctcaaaCCCCATTAGTAAATAACAAATGAAGACGAACATAAAGTAGAAAATTACGAAAGGAAACAAAGAAATGGAAATAACAAACTAGAGCTTACCTCTTTTACTCGTTTTGCTTCAAAACACTTCTGATAACAAGTAACAACGATGCACCCAAAACAAAAACCTTCAGGATTCCGAAGTGTTTCAATTAAGGCACTTAAACCACATTTTCGATTCCATTACCATCAATCCAATCAGTTACATCAAAGCAAGTGAGGGGTCATTGGGAACACGCACATTCTTTAATGTGAAATTCACTATTTTTCTCTCCTAATCATACCACTATCTAGCCTAAAAAACTTTTTAATAAAGCAACTTGAACTGGGAGCTCCATGGCCAAATCAGTCACTGAGTTATAAAGCCACTCAGATGCCGACTTATGATTCATCAAAAGTGCAACTTGCTTCATTAAACATATTCCCAGGCTAAGCTTGGGGCTATGATCTGGCCGTTATAAATTTGATATATTAACTCAGCATTATACATCATAACTCGGCAATTTGCGTTATAACTCGGTGGTTACACGTTACATCTAGGTTCAACGGACTACCTCCTAGAATCAAAACGTCCGATCAAGCGTTATCGCCTAGTAAAAACTAATAACTACTCTTCAGTTCAGACGATTAACGCCAATGTAACCGACCTTTTATACTTAATCTATAAAGGTTTGATATCTTGTCCTGAATAGTGACAGACTGAATACacaatactaacttaagcatcggagtgtctttgcaggtacactcccccatCTTTGCTCGCTCTCTTCACTAGTTCGCTATAAGCTTGGATTTCCAGAACTcacaagtttggtgttgaaagcTATAGTTCGGCATCATCACCAGGAGCCGAGTTTCGCTcaaggtatccatacaagaacaactATAAATATGATGGTTCAATTTAAAGATATTCTATTTTGTTATACATTGGAAATTAATAGAGTATTACAACTCAGTTTTTTGTTTGATATAGTTGTTTGAAACATATATAGCTGCTAATATATGAGCACTGGTTAGTTGCTTCTTATTTGTAGTATTGGTTTGGTGCAGCACAAATCACGATGTAGGAGACTTGCTAAAGTTTGTTTTCCAGGTAAAGCTATTAAACTTTTTGTATCTTTACATATTTACAAAAacttttaagaatatttttaatggttaatttgcttcaatttttttcttaatatttcAAATATACTTTAATTATATTCTTTTGTGTTAACACTTTTAACGGAAATAATAATGTGGTAATTTGATGATGATGTGTTACTAACATCTGACAACTTTCGACTGACTTGTCAGTGACACATCAGCATAAGATTGTCATGTCATATATTATCTCGCTCAagggtatgattgaaaaatattgaaatgttataggtaaaattgaaatcaaatgttaaggataaaactaaaataaaacttaaacttTGAGGATAAAAATAGTATTTATTATTCAATAAATTCTTTCTTATAAAAATCATATTGATAACACCCGTAAAATGTATCACTCATAGTTGTTAGAATCGACTTGGTTATTGGATAAATCGATTGGACtcgattttatttaaataaaaatataaaatagtaaaaaatttaaaattagcatAACTCAATTCATATTCATAAAAAAAACTATTCATAATTAGCAAGTTCATATTCATAAAccaattcaataataaaaaaaatcactaTATAATCAGCAAAACTATTACATATTCATATTCATAAAtgaattcataaaccaatttaATATTTCCACAACTGCCATATTTTAATTAGCACCTTTTTAGAagtactttttattttttgagtttaGGAGTTTTGGAGACATGATGTTGCTGCTATTCTCCTATTTCGAGTTCCTAATGTCCCGAATTCGTCATCCCAATGGTGGGGGTGTACCTGCAAGGattccgacgctcaagttagcATGGGTCGTAAGAGGAACTAAGATAGAGATCATATCTAAGTGCACGTATTTAGAATAGTACATATATTATGAGGTTATGATGTTACAAGCTTTTCTTATGTGGATTGTTCTTTTCATGAGCTACTCTCATCATACATTATTGTGGTCTCCCTTCATGTGATGCTCTTAGGCCTATATATAGTCA includes:
- the LOC107607305 gene encoding uncharacterized protein LOC107607305 → MVGKCHHGKKHITVNGACYEKLSFMDAYSGYNQILMHPSDQSKTAFITEYGYYYYKVMPFGLKNAGIILEDGNGNVIEQSLHFFFKASNNQSEYKALIASLKLTADLNIAELKVYCDSLLIV